A genomic region of Oceaniferula marina contains the following coding sequences:
- a CDS encoding BatD family protein, protein MYQRIPRVWAILLTGLICSQVLLAQSPKIHVGKSTKSFFVGESFTYEILVSGAKKVEVSEPESNDELSIRFLEKVEMPQTNPPSVAVRYRMIPMIPGTIMMPVLEVQADEEVLLTEEEDMIDVAKPEVYPGLRLERELPQRDLYVGEPFQVNYVWKSPLPLSGFRAIQLQIPLFYDHRFSIRSPHHWIDGDDKAAIGFPVSNTRLIARYEAIQEAGVHLNTVSFAKIAIPKREGEISLQPATLLGSYIAPPENQKRVRGWQTNYPSYFNNNFFESIDHESFAKYYVSSPRQTLRVLPLPLAGKPDDFAGQVGNRSVTVEASPKVVSAGDPITLTIVVEGCPYPEVVELPSLSEQLAFTRQFTIPPKQSRGKIEGQSITFVRTLRPKGQDVTAIPAIRLPYFDPASKQYGVAASDPIPITVKASEMATAFDAQLSGSDSLRNQVIANNEGIQANFQSLTPDGLFGLSRFQCLLVFSLMPPLVFAAIYLASRSYRLRLNDPVRARSASAMRRFRRNLARVSAAAPNDQDHRLLLPLNQAMRGYFADQLNLVEQAHTFSDLEKRLGGRIDPELLEQLKELYTKCQEPQFCEKAPPPTSDDLRSLIRTVQTTITRIDQSI, encoded by the coding sequence ATGTATCAACGCATACCCAGGGTGTGGGCCATCCTGTTGACAGGGCTTATTTGCTCCCAGGTTCTTTTGGCTCAGAGCCCGAAGATTCATGTGGGCAAATCAACGAAGTCCTTTTTTGTAGGTGAGTCATTTACTTATGAGATCCTTGTCAGTGGAGCCAAAAAGGTCGAGGTGTCAGAACCTGAGAGCAATGATGAGCTGAGCATTCGTTTTCTTGAGAAGGTCGAAATGCCACAAACCAATCCTCCGTCCGTTGCGGTGCGGTATCGAATGATCCCGATGATTCCTGGAACCATTATGATGCCAGTGCTTGAAGTTCAAGCCGACGAGGAGGTGTTGCTTACGGAAGAGGAAGACATGATCGACGTGGCGAAGCCTGAAGTCTACCCGGGGTTAAGACTGGAACGTGAGCTCCCTCAAAGGGATCTCTACGTCGGTGAACCCTTTCAGGTGAACTATGTCTGGAAGTCACCCTTGCCGCTGAGCGGCTTTCGCGCCATCCAGCTTCAAATTCCCTTGTTTTATGATCATCGGTTTTCCATCCGTTCACCGCACCACTGGATTGACGGTGATGACAAAGCTGCCATTGGCTTCCCGGTATCCAATACCCGATTGATTGCCCGGTACGAGGCCATACAAGAAGCCGGAGTTCACCTCAACACGGTGTCATTTGCCAAAATTGCCATCCCTAAGCGGGAGGGCGAAATTTCACTCCAGCCGGCGACCTTGCTTGGCTCCTATATCGCTCCACCCGAAAATCAGAAGCGGGTCCGTGGCTGGCAAACCAATTACCCGAGCTACTTTAACAACAATTTTTTCGAGTCGATCGATCATGAGTCGTTTGCCAAATATTATGTATCCTCTCCGAGGCAGACATTGAGGGTTTTACCTTTGCCTCTTGCCGGTAAACCTGACGATTTTGCCGGGCAAGTGGGTAACCGTAGCGTGACGGTTGAGGCTAGCCCCAAGGTGGTAAGTGCTGGAGACCCCATCACTCTGACCATCGTCGTTGAGGGATGTCCGTATCCTGAAGTCGTAGAGCTTCCATCGCTATCTGAGCAACTTGCCTTCACCCGTCAGTTTACCATCCCCCCCAAACAATCCAGAGGTAAGATTGAAGGACAAAGCATTACTTTTGTTCGAACCTTGCGGCCCAAGGGGCAGGATGTAACCGCGATCCCGGCCATACGTTTGCCATATTTTGACCCCGCATCCAAACAGTATGGCGTCGCAGCATCCGACCCCATCCCCATCACGGTCAAGGCAAGTGAGATGGCAACGGCCTTTGATGCACAGCTCAGCGGTTCGGACTCACTGCGCAATCAGGTGATTGCCAACAATGAGGGGATCCAAGCCAATTTTCAAAGTCTCACCCCTGATGGTTTATTTGGTTTGAGCCGTTTCCAGTGCCTGCTTGTATTCTCACTGATGCCTCCTCTTGTTTTTGCTGCAATCTATCTGGCGAGCAGATCCTACCGCTTGAGATTAAATGACCCGGTTCGGGCCAGATCAGCTTCCGCGATGCGCCGTTTTCGTCGGAATCTAGCGAGAGTTTCCGCAGCAGCCCCAAACGATCAGGACCACCGCTTACTCTTACCCTTGAACCAGGCAATGCGCGGGTACTTTGCCGATCAATTGAACTTGGTCGAGCAGGCTCACACTTTTTCGGATTTGGAGAAACGACTCGGTGGACGTATTGATCCGGAACTCTTGGAACAACTCAAAGAGCTGTATACCAAATGCCAGGAACCTCAATTTTGTGAGAAAGCGCCCCCCCCAACAAGCGATGACCTTCGCAGCTTGATCCGCACCGTTCAAACCACCATTACACGTATTGATCAATCGATATGA
- a CDS encoding vWA domain-containing protein: protein MKELIFYQPWMIVLLLLVPVMVVLFQLRLAKQRRDLSRFGQSDRGSKAKRSHYSMEPWRLGLLIGACLMVVIALMRPAVNPHPKLIQRDGRDLVFLLDVSKSMLADDLQPNRLEVAKNAIAECVVSLQDHRVGLVVFAGSSSIACPLTTDRNFFLNSLEKVGPDSVAHGGTRIGDALLKVCDKLFSDQDHGYKDIVLLSDGGDQSSGLGQSIDQMNALQIRLIAIGMGDPDQGARIPSSKGASDFVMYQGQEVWTKMDGAQLSGLVKRTEQAAYLPVGKRRMNLAHIYKRLSEQGGTQMMAEESVIDYDEIFQVFIALSIFLLVVMAFTPHTFRRTLIKSSMVLALLIPIIAGVGQAEAGETEAAFSKGNSFYRKGHYEDAIAQYESALKNRGGETMTRDLSYNLGNAYYQLSKQVDNDYTALALINQSVDMYRRLLRQNDSDLQAAINNEVVRAARRKMEQKIKQDEERRQKMQAAMELIRQRLISLIERQGENLPQADEPEDQPLEEWVSREQKIADGTDRVSALLIRFNETFFEGVPKDLTPMAQSQKHVSTAFLHQREGIMVFSASWPGALEKGRASMQSLQDALAALPQDSEGSGQDGDQEEGESDEESESGDEGEESDGDEGESESSEADDGEMSESSQSKTDLESIDLPPPSNSPEEVIRMSQEMQEARQAAGAKKKGKPVDKDW, encoded by the coding sequence ATGAAAGAGCTTATCTTTTACCAACCCTGGATGATCGTCCTATTGCTGCTCGTGCCGGTAATGGTCGTGTTGTTTCAGTTGCGTCTGGCGAAACAGCGCCGAGACCTCTCAAGATTCGGACAAAGTGACCGGGGAAGCAAAGCGAAACGTTCTCATTATTCGATGGAGCCGTGGCGTCTGGGATTGCTTATTGGAGCTTGCCTGATGGTTGTTATTGCCCTGATGCGTCCGGCTGTCAACCCGCACCCCAAACTGATCCAGCGGGACGGCCGGGACCTTGTCTTTTTATTGGATGTCTCGAAAAGTATGCTCGCAGATGATTTGCAGCCAAACCGACTGGAGGTCGCGAAAAATGCAATTGCTGAGTGTGTGGTGAGTCTGCAGGACCACAGGGTGGGCTTGGTCGTTTTTGCCGGTTCGTCATCCATTGCCTGCCCCTTGACAACGGATCGAAATTTTTTCCTGAACAGTTTGGAAAAAGTGGGTCCGGATAGTGTGGCTCATGGGGGGACCCGTATCGGTGACGCTTTGCTTAAGGTTTGCGATAAGTTGTTTTCCGATCAGGACCACGGCTACAAAGACATCGTGCTGTTGTCGGACGGAGGTGACCAGAGCAGTGGTCTGGGGCAGTCGATTGATCAAATGAATGCCTTGCAGATCCGTCTGATTGCCATTGGTATGGGAGACCCTGATCAGGGGGCTCGCATTCCATCAAGCAAAGGAGCATCTGACTTTGTCATGTATCAGGGGCAAGAGGTTTGGACCAAGATGGATGGAGCTCAATTGAGTGGTCTTGTAAAGCGGACGGAGCAGGCTGCGTATTTACCTGTTGGAAAACGCAGAATGAATCTCGCTCATATTTACAAACGCCTAAGTGAACAAGGGGGGACGCAAATGATGGCAGAAGAGAGTGTGATTGATTACGACGAGATCTTTCAAGTGTTCATCGCATTGTCGATTTTTCTTTTGGTGGTAATGGCCTTCACTCCACACACCTTTCGTCGAACCTTGATCAAGTCCTCGATGGTACTGGCTTTACTTATTCCCATCATCGCCGGGGTGGGGCAGGCCGAGGCCGGGGAAACCGAGGCTGCTTTTTCCAAGGGAAACAGCTTTTACCGAAAAGGTCATTACGAGGACGCCATCGCACAATATGAGTCGGCCTTGAAAAACCGGGGGGGGGAGACGATGACACGAGACTTGAGTTACAATCTGGGCAATGCCTATTACCAGCTTTCAAAGCAAGTGGATAATGACTACACAGCACTCGCGTTAATCAATCAAAGTGTCGATATGTACCGGCGCCTACTCAGGCAGAATGATTCCGATTTGCAAGCAGCCATCAACAATGAGGTCGTGCGCGCAGCCCGTCGGAAGATGGAACAAAAAATCAAGCAGGACGAGGAACGCAGGCAGAAGATGCAGGCTGCAATGGAGCTCATTCGTCAACGCCTCATCTCCCTGATCGAACGACAGGGGGAGAACCTGCCCCAGGCAGATGAACCTGAGGACCAACCACTCGAGGAGTGGGTGTCACGTGAGCAAAAAATTGCCGATGGAACAGACCGAGTGTCGGCGCTGTTGATTCGTTTTAACGAAACCTTTTTTGAAGGAGTGCCCAAGGATCTGACGCCCATGGCGCAATCCCAAAAGCATGTTTCCACGGCCTTTCTTCATCAACGTGAGGGCATCATGGTATTTTCAGCCAGCTGGCCGGGAGCCCTTGAAAAAGGGAGGGCGTCGATGCAGTCTCTGCAAGATGCTTTGGCGGCATTACCCCAGGATTCAGAGGGGAGTGGTCAGGATGGAGATCAGGAGGAAGGTGAGTCGGATGAAGAAAGCGAGTCAGGTGATGAGGGCGAAGAAAGTGACGGGGATGAGGGGGAGTCGGAATCATCAGAAGCTGATGATGGCGAGATGTCTGAATCCTCGCAAAGCAAAACCGACCTTGAGTCCATCGATTTACCGCCGCCTAGTAATTCACCGGAAGAGGTGATCCGGATGAGTCAGGAAATGCAGGAAGCCCGGCAGGCGGCCGGAGCTAAGAAGAAAGGGAAACCCGTAGATAAAGATTGGTAA